One window of the Triticum dicoccoides isolate Atlit2015 ecotype Zavitan chromosome 3B, WEW_v2.0, whole genome shotgun sequence genome contains the following:
- the LOC119277974 gene encoding scarecrow-like protein 1: MSFVGRVDPSTTYADNIYVHKFGAPNSNFAARRFGSDTQLFRYGPEPFNSEDYGHMGFPEAPSAAFQNSSYNQQASLTPCSDAEKDSPVFSNVSQQNSQSVSDNQSSGLEVEFDDEIRLKLQELEHALLDDGDDILFEISQVGCISDEWADPMKDVLLATSPKESESSISCAGSNSGEARTPKQLLFDCATALAEYNVDEAQAIITDLRQMVSIQGDPSHRIAAYLVEGLAARIVASGTGIYKALTCKDPPTLYQLSAMQILFEICPCYRFGFMAANYAILEACKGEERMHIIDFDINQGSQYITLMQFMKDDANKPRHLRITGVDDHETVQRTVGGLKVIGQRLEKLAEECGISFEFRALGADIGDVTPAMLDCRPGEALVVNFAFQLHHLPDESVSIMNERDQLLRMIKGLQPKLVTLVEQDANTNTAPFQTRFREVYDYYSALFDSLDATLPRESPDRMNVERQCLAREIVNILACEGPDRVERYEVAGKWRARMTMAGFAPCPFSSSVIGGIRSLLSSYCDRYKFEEDHGGLHFGWGEKTLIVASAWQ, from the exons ATGTCTTTTGTCGGGCGAGTAGACCCGTCAACGACATACGCAGATAATATTTATGTACATAAATTTGGCGCACCCAACTCAAACTTTGCCGCAAGAAGATTTGGCTCTGATACGCAGTTGTTCCGTTATGGCCCTGAACCATTCAATTCCGAGGACTATGGACATATGGGTTTCCCTGAAGCACCATCTGCTGCATTCCAGAACTCCTCCTACAATCAGCAGGCCTCACTAACGCCCTGCTCTGATGCGGAAAAAGACTCACCGGTGTTCTCCAATGTGTCTCAACAGAACTCCCAGTCTGTATCAGATAATCAGAGTTCTGGACTTGAAGTAGAGTTTGATGACGAAATCAGACTGAAGCTTCAAGAACTGGAGCATGCTTTACTTGATGATGGAGATGACATCTTGTTTGAAATTTCCCAGGTGGGTTGCATCAGTGATGAATGGGCCGATCCCATGAAGGATGTCTTGCTTGCAACTTCTCCGAAAGAATCAGAATCAAGCATTAGTTGTGCAGGTAGCAACAGCGGAGAAGCACGGACCCCGAAGCAGTTGCTCTTTGACTGTGCCACGGCATTAGCTGAATATAACGTAGACGAAGCACAGGCAATCATAACGGACCTCCGGCAGATGGTCTCAATCCAAGGGGACCCTTCTCACAGGATTGCAGCTTATCTAGTGGAGGGCCTTGCTGCAAGAATAGTAGCTTCAGGGACAGGCATCTACAAGGCATTGACATGCAAGGACCCTCCAACCTTGTATCAGCTGTCAGCAATGCAAATCCTCTTTGAGATCTGTCCATGCTATCGATTTGGTTTCATGGCTGCTAATTATGCCATACTTGAAGCCTGCAAAGGTGAAGAAAGGATGCATATTATAGACTTTGACATCAACCAAGGCAGCCAGTATATTACACTGATGCAGTTTATGAAAGATGATGCAAACAAACCACGCCATTTGAGAATAACTGGTGTGGATGATCACGAGACAGTGCAGAGGACTGTGGGAGGTCTGAAGGTCATTGGGCAACGCCTGGAGAAGCTTGCGGAGGAGTGTGGAATATCTTTTGAGTTCAGGGCACTGGGTGCTGACATCGGGGATGTTACACCTGCAATGCTAGATTGCCGTCCCGGGGAAGCACTAGTTGTTAATTTTGcattccagctgcaccaccttcctGATGAAAGTGTTTCGATCATGAACGAACGGGACCAGCTCCTTCGTATGATAAAGGGCCTTCAACCAAAGCTTGTGACCCTGGTTGAGCAGGATGCCAATACTAATACTGCTCCATTTCAGACAAG GTTCCGTGAGGTGTATGACTACTACTCCGCTCTTTTCGATTCACTGGACGCGACACTTCCAAGGGAAAGTCCGGACAGAATGAATGTGGAGAGGCAATGCCTTGCTCGAGAAATTGTTAACATCTTGGCTTGTGAAGGCCCTGATCGCGTGGAGAG GTATGAAGTTGCTGGGAAATGGAGGGCGAGAATGACGATGGCTGGATTCGCACCGTGCCCATTTAGCAGCAGCGTCATCGGAGGAATAAGATCGCTTCTGAGCTCGTACTGCGACAGGTACAAGTTCGAGGAGGACCATGGGGGACTTCACTTCGGCTGGGGAGAGAAAACGCTCATCGTCGCCTCCGCGTGGCAATAG
- the LOC119277973 gene encoding 5' exonuclease Apollo-like, whose amino-acid sequence MPIEMPRGLPFAVDTWGPSSRRRRHRFLTHAHRDHLVGAGAGAGPGGGGGGGALYATRLTLSLALRHFPQLDQGEFVEVEVGRTLKVDDPAGAFSVTAYDANHCPGAVMFLFEGEFGSILHTGDCRLTPDCAQNLPLKYIAKKGKENVCRLDFVFLDCTFSKCFLKLPSKELAIQQVIACIWKHPDAPFVYLACDLLGHEEILVEVSRTFGSKIYVDTRRNSDCFKALSLTAPEIITDDLSCRFQIVGFHHLYDNASKKLEGARASLQPEPLFIRPSTQWYACGRNQKPSLTEAQQDDFGIWHVCFSIHSSRDELEQAMQLLQPQWVISTTPPCFAMELSYVKKHCFKTRLTTNDPLWKIFRDPLQKSVTSPSSVLASCTQPDEDPSTFVDDDHPTSASEECTDFDVSTLELQFVPSPPVEEPDITLFGRARFGSQVIDIMKEELCHQYIAAAKQTRLCAPEDLLHDSSQNVETYSGMDLITKQAPASQQDCAEAGDVAPSCQCAEAGDVPPSCQCKAPPTLPEAFAVQPLPTVEHNISVVPDQPEKSDIIIEPISISTTESSSLRMVRNAEVTECQTDRLCVIGSSKSLHASLKRLYRSRNVPVPHPLPSLVGLLESTKRVKRRPGSDYSSLNSRHSLP is encoded by the exons ATGCCGATAGAGATGCCGCGGGGGCTCCCCTTCGCCGTGGACACGTGGGgcccctcctcccgccgccggcgcCACCGCTTCCTCACCCACGCGCACCGGGACCACCTCGTCGGCGCCGGTGCCGGGGCCGgccccggaggaggaggaggaggaggcgccctctaCGCCACCCGCCTCACCCTGTCCCTCGCCCTCCGCCACTTTCCCCAG CTGGATCAGGGGGAGTTCGTGGAGGTCGAGGTGGGGAGGACGTTGAAGGTGGATGACCCCGCCGGCGCCTTCTCCGTCACCGCGTACGATGCCAACCACTGCCCTG GGGCAGTTATGTTCTTGTTTGAGGGTGAATTCGGTAGCATACTGCACACGGGCGACTGCCGACTTACACCAGATTGTGCTCAGAACTTGCCACTGAAATACATAGCAAAGAAAGGGAAAGAAAATGTTTGTCGTTTAGACTTCGTGTTCCTGGACTGCACATTTTCCAAATGCTTCCTCAAACTACCAAGCAAGGAGTTGGCAATTCAGCAG GTTATAGCTTGTATATGGAAGCATCCGGATGCACCTTTTGTATATCTTGCTTGTGACCTTCTTGGTCACGAAGAGATCCTAGTTGAGGTGTCCAGGACGTTTGGATCGAAGATTTATGTTGACACGAGAAGGAATTCAGATTGTTTTAAAGCGCTGTCACTCACAGCCCCTGAGATCATCACTGATGATCTATCTTGTCGCTTTCAG ATAGTTGGATTCCACCATTTGTATGATAATGCAAGTAAAAAGCTTGAAGGGGCAAGGGCTAGTCTTCAGCCGGAGCCTTTATTTATCCGCCCCTCAACGCAGTGGTATGCCTGTGGTCGAAACCAGAAACCCAGCCTAACAGAAGCTCAGCAGGATGATTTTGGGATCTGGCATGTCTGTTTCTCCATTCACTCATCCCGTGACGAGTTGGAGCAGGCGATGCAACTTCTTCAACCTCAATGGGTCATCTCAACAACTCCCCCATGCTTTGCCATGGAGCTGAGCTATGTGAAGAAACATTGTTTCAAGACTCGCTTGACAACTAATGATCCATTGTGGAAGATATTCAGGGATCCTCTTCAAAAGTCAGTAACCTCACCCTCGTCGGTGCTTGCTTCTTGCACGCAGCCAGATGAAGATCCCTCAACTTTTGTTGATGATGATCATCCAACTTCTGCCAGTGAAGAGTGCACAGATTTTGATGTCAGCACACTTGAACTGCAATTTGTGCCATCCCCTCCGGTTGAAGAACCAGATATTACATTGTTCGGAAGAGCAAGATTTGGTTCTCAAGTGATTGACATAATGAAAGAAGAGTTGTGCCACCAGTACATTGCTGCAGCTAAACAAACCAGATTATGTGCACCGGAAGATTTGCTTCATGATAGCAGCCAAAATGTTGAAACATATTCTGGTATGGATTTGATCACAAAGCAAGCCCCAGCTTCCCAACAAGATTGTGCGGAAGCTGGAGATGTGGCCCCCTCCTGTCAGTGTGCCGAAGCTGGAGATGTGCCCCCCTCCTGTCAGTGTAAAGCACCCCCAACCCTACCCGAAGCATTTGCAGTTCAACCTTTGCCTACTGTTGAACACAATATATCAGTAGTGCCTGATCAACCAGAAAAGTCTGACATTATAATAGAGCCAATATCTATAAGCACTACGGAAAGTTCAAGCCTTCGCATGGTCAGAAATGCAGAAGTAACAGAATGTCAAACAGACCGCCTGTGCGTCATTGGGTCATCGAAATCTTTGCATGCAAGTCTGAAGAGGCTGTACAGATCGAGGAATGTCCCTGTCCCGCATCCTCTCCCGTCTCTTGTTGGACTTTTGGAATCCACTAAACGGGTCAAAAGGCGACCTGGCTCTGATTATAGCTCGTTGAATTCACGGCACAGCCTACCTTGA
- the LOC119277975 gene encoding bidirectional sugar transporter SWEET1a-like isoform X2, translated as MTLLNCLLSAWYGLPFVSPNNILVTTINGAGSVIEAIYVVIFLIFAERKAKIRMLGLLSVVTTIFATVVLVSLLALHGRARTVFCGLAATVFSICMYASPLSIMRLVIKTKSVEYMPFLLSLSVFLCGTSWFIYGLLGLDPFIYIPNGCGSFLGLMQLILYAIYRKNKGPAAGAAPAGKGQDAGDEADEVEDAKKAAAAVEMGEAKIKVNGDTAVDVGEPVVDKVAAQV; from the exons GTACGGGCTGCCGTTCGTGTCCCCGAACAACATCCTGGTGACGACGATCAACGGCGCGGGGTCGGTGATCGAGGCCATCTACGTGGTCATCTTCCTCATCTTCGCGGAGCGCAAGGCCAAGATCCGGATGCTGGGCCTCCTCAGCGTGGTCACCACCATCTTCGCCACGGTGGTGCTGGTGTCGCTGCTGGCGCTGCACGGCAGGGCCCGCACCGTCTTCTGcggcctcgccgccaccgtcttcTCCATCTGCATGTACGCCTCGCCGCTCTCCATCATG AGGTTGGTGATCAAGACCAAGAGCGTGGAGTACATGCCGTTCCTGCTGTCCCTGTCCGTGTTCCTCTGCGGCACCTCCTGGTTCATCTACGGCCTGCTCGGCCTCGACCCCTTCATCTAC ATCCCCAACGGGTGCGGGAGCTTCCTGGGCCTGATGCAGCTCATCCTCTACGCCATCTACCGGAAGAACAAGGGCCCTGCCGCCGGCGCCGCGCCGGCCGGCAAGGGGCAGGACGCCGGCGACGAGGCCGACGAGGTGGAGGACGCCAAGAAGGCGGCCGCGGCGGTGGAGATGGGCGAGGCCAAGATCAAGGTCAACGGCGACACCGCCGTCGACGTCGGCGAGCCGGTCGTCGACAAGGTCGCCGCCCAGGTGTAG